One window of the Triticum dicoccoides isolate Atlit2015 ecotype Zavitan chromosome 3B, WEW_v2.0, whole genome shotgun sequence genome contains the following:
- the LOC119280802 gene encoding uncharacterized protein LOC119280802, protein MTERGWMYSGWTHSKSTDEWYNKTKEFIDFAFSMPSVVQNGKIKCPCAKCRNYESKNRDDVELDLCHFGFKRNYTVWTAHGEGHVEITDYVDVVEANRMDTMLNDLAARAPPIEQQPIASAQAFYRMIDSVKELVHENTSHSTMSAIARLLTIKSQHNQPESCYNDALQLIHELLPNNSSLPKDFYRSKKLLEGLGMPYHKIHVCPKNCMLYYKDNKNKQKCDFCKTPRYKAGSKKIPRKVLRHLPIKDRLQRLFAHEETAKMLRSHKETPGKMVHTRDGEAWQQLDKDYPDFALDPRNQRVVVSTDGFTPYSLSAASYSCWPVFVVPLNLPPEVINRSEYIFLALVIPGPEHPGAKLNVLMQPLVDELTELWGGVQTWDAYGKENFPMKAAYLWSVHDFPAFGMVAGRSTHGKFCCYDCMSDTKAFRLENGGKACWFDCHRRFLPIGHEFRTQADAFRKDTIILDEPPRHLKGKEVETQMRAQVGNTKTYGKEHNWTHVSCFWDLPYFNKLLLRHCIDVMHNEKNVAEAIWNTCFDITDKTKDNVKARKDQAKICKRPKMNLVEKPNGKWDKPRAPFSIEGKHKVIILNWFKKLLFPDGYASNFRRGVNLKEKKLFGLKSHDYHIFIERLLPAAFRGFLPEGIWICLSELSFFYRQLCAKQLSKDTVASLEKNIVVIICKLEKIFPPGFFNPMQHLMIHLPRQARLAGPVQNTWMYRFERYILHESTKMFFYLANAFIHSLFFFDSGVLEN, encoded by the coding sequence ATGACGGAGCGTGGGTGGATGTATAGTGGTTGGACTCACAGTAAATCAACTGATGAGTGGTATAATAAGACAAAGGAATTCATAGATTTTGCCTTCTCTATGCCAAGTGTAGTCCAGAATGGAAAGATTAAGTGTCCGTGTGCTAAATGTCGAAACTATGAGAGCAAGAACAGGGATGATGTAGAGTTAGATTTGTGTCATTTTGGTTTCAAGCGGAATTATACTGTTTGGACAGCACATGGTGAAGGGCATGTCGAAATTACAGACTATGTAGATGTTGTGGAGGCTAATCGAATGGACACTATGTTGAATGATCTAGCTGCACGTGCCCCCCCAATTGAACAACAACCAATAGCTTCAGCCCAAGCTTTCTATAGAATGATTGATAGTGTAAAAGAGTTGGTGCATGAAAATACAAGCCACTCAACTATGTCTGCCATAGCACGGTTGTTGACAATAAAGTCACAACACAATCAACCTGAATCTTGCTATAATGATGCACTACAACTGATCCATGAGCTGCTGCCTAACAATTCCTCACTGCCAAAGGACTTCTATAGGTCAAAGAAATTGCTAGAGGGTCTTGGTATGCCATATCATAAAATTCATGTTTGTCCCAAAAATTGCATGCTGTATTACAAGGACAATAAGAATAAGCAAAAATGTGATTTTTGTAAGACCCCTAGGTACAAGGCTGGTTCAAAAAAGATCCCACGTAAGGTGTTGCGGCACTTGCCTATAAAAGATAGGTTGCAGCGATTGTTTGCACATGAGGAGACCGCAAAAATGTTGCGATCGCACAAAGAAACTCCTGGTAAAATGGTGCACACACGCGATGGTGAAGCATGGCAACAACTTGATAAGGATTACCCAGACTTTGCATTAGATCCTAGGAATCAGCGAGTAGTTGTATCCACGGATGGCTTCACTCCTTATAGTTTGTCTGCTGCTTCTTATTCATGCTGGCCAGTGTTTGTGGTTCCTTTAAATCTGCCTCCTGAAGTCATAAATCGTTCTGAGTACATATTTCTTGCTCTTGTTATCCCTGGTCCTGAACATCCTGGAGCAAAACTCAATGTCCTTATGCAACCTTTGGTTGATGAATTGACTGAGTTGTGGGGTGGTGTTCAAACGTGGGATGCATATGGGAAGGAAAACTTCCCGATGAAGGCAGCCTATCTATGGTCAGTCCATGATTTTCCAGCCTTTGGAATGGTTGCTGGGCGGAGCACCCACGGAAAATTTTGTTGTTATGATTGCATGAGTGATACCAAAGCATTCCGGTTAGAAAATGGTGGAAAGGCTTGCTGGTTTGATTGTCATAGGAGGTTTCTTCCGATAGGCCATGAGTTTAGAACCCAAGCTGATGCATTTCGGAAAGACACAATAATATTAGATGAACCACCTAGGCATTTGAAAGGTAAAGAAGTAGAAACCCAAATGAGAGCCCAAGTAGGAAACACCAAAACATATGGAAAAGAACACAACTGGACACATGTTAGTTGtttctgggatctgccttacttcaacaaATTGCTTCTTCGGCATTGTATTGATGTAATGCACAATGAGAAGAATGTAGCTGAGGCTATTTGGAACACATGCTTTGACATAACTGATAAAACAAAAGATAATGTCAAAGCGAGGAAAGACCAAGCTAAGATTTGCAAACGTCCTAAGATGAATCTAGTCGAAAAGCCAAATGGCAAGTGGGATAAGCCAAGGGCACCTTTCAGCATTGAGGGGAAGCATAAGGTCATCATTTTGAATTGGTTCAAAAAGTTGTTGTTTCCTGATGGGTATGCTTCCAACTTCAGAAGAGGGGTTAATCTGAAGGAGAAGAAATTGTTTGGACTGAAAAGTCATGATTACCACATATTCATTGAGCGTTTACTCCCAGCTGCTTTCCGTGGTTTTCTTCCTGAAGGCATTTGGATTTGTCTTTCCGAGCTTAGCTTTTTCTATAGGCAGTTGTGTGCTAAACAACTCAGCAAAGACACAGTAGCAAGTCTGGAAAAGAACATTGTGGTGATTATTTGCAAATTAGAGAAGATATTCCCTCCTGGGTTTTTCAATCCCATGCAACACCTAATGATTCATCTACCTCGCCAAGCCCGGCTAGCAGGCCCTGTCCAGAATACATGGATGTATCGGTTTGAGAGGTATATCTTACATGAAAGTACAAAAATGTTTTTTTACTTGGCAAATGCATTTATTCATAGCTTGTTTTTCTTTGATTCAGGGGTATTGGAAAACTAA